A part of Geothrix oryzae genomic DNA contains:
- the xseA gene encoding exodeoxyribonuclease VII large subunit yields MSEAAPLSVKRLLEQVKTRLEPAFATVCVVGEVSNFRGSGKHWYFTLKEEGAALSCAVWAGQQRFLQHRPADGQRVVLRGSLNLYVAGGTITLAVTHCEPAGVGDLQARLRQLEADLRAQGLFDRPKRPLPRFPRKLGVVAALGGAALRDVLEVMARRAPGIDILIAPAAAQGERCVPETLLALQEIQDPHWGCQAVLLVRGGGSLEDLWAFNDPALVRAVAECQIPIVTGVGHEIDTTLVDLAADRRAATPSQAAELATPDRAALGAELRRRTEALAAKAAWRLRGLETTLNLLVDHGLQRAEPLAGPGVRLAALGQRLALAHPSRGVDAAGARLSLLRQRLRHAAARAAREADLPRVREAQRRLAPAIQRGLQRRDHRLAVLAERLHGLDPAGPLQRGFVLALDPEGRPVTVAGALPPGAALRLRWQDGERRATLD; encoded by the coding sequence ATGAGCGAAGCCGCCCCCCTTTCCGTCAAGCGCCTGCTGGAGCAGGTGAAGACCCGGCTGGAGCCGGCCTTCGCCACGGTGTGCGTGGTTGGGGAGGTGTCGAATTTCCGGGGGTCGGGGAAGCACTGGTACTTCACGCTGAAGGAGGAGGGCGCGGCGCTTTCCTGCGCGGTGTGGGCCGGACAGCAGCGCTTCCTCCAGCACAGGCCGGCGGATGGCCAGCGGGTGGTGCTCCGGGGCAGCCTCAACCTCTATGTGGCGGGCGGCACGATCACCCTGGCCGTCACTCACTGCGAACCTGCGGGCGTGGGCGATCTCCAGGCGCGGTTGCGGCAGCTGGAGGCGGACCTCCGCGCCCAGGGCCTCTTCGACCGCCCCAAGCGTCCCCTGCCCCGGTTCCCTCGGAAGCTGGGCGTGGTGGCGGCCCTGGGCGGCGCGGCCCTGCGCGATGTGCTGGAGGTCATGGCCCGCCGCGCCCCCGGGATCGACATCCTCATCGCCCCCGCAGCGGCCCAGGGCGAGCGCTGCGTGCCGGAAACCCTGCTGGCCCTGCAGGAAATTCAGGACCCCCACTGGGGCTGCCAGGCTGTGTTGCTGGTGCGGGGCGGCGGCAGCCTCGAAGATCTCTGGGCCTTCAACGACCCGGCCCTGGTGCGCGCGGTGGCGGAGTGCCAGATCCCCATCGTCACCGGCGTGGGGCATGAGATCGACACCACGCTGGTGGATCTCGCCGCGGATCGCCGCGCGGCCACGCCCAGCCAGGCCGCGGAGCTGGCCACGCCGGATCGCGCGGCCCTGGGCGCGGAGCTGCGGCGCCGGACCGAGGCCCTGGCCGCCAAGGCCGCCTGGCGCCTGCGGGGCCTGGAGACCACGCTGAACCTGCTGGTGGACCACGGCCTCCAGCGGGCGGAACCGCTGGCTGGGCCGGGAGTCCGGCTGGCGGCCCTGGGTCAGCGGCTGGCCCTGGCCCACCCCAGCCGGGGAGTGGATGCGGCCGGCGCGCGCCTGTCCCTGCTGCGCCAGCGCCTGCGGCATGCCGCCGCCCGCGCCGCCCGGGAGGCCGACCTGCCCCGCGTCCGGGAGGCCCAGCGCCGCCTCGCCCCGGCAATCCAGCGCGGCCTGCAGCGCCGGGACCATCGCCTGGCGGTGCTCGCCGAGCGCCTCCACGGCCTGGACCCGGCGGGCCCGCTCCAGCGGGGCTTCGTGCTGGCCCTCGATCCTGAAGGCCGGCCCGTGACGGTGGCGGGCGCCCTGCCCCCTGGCGCCGCCCTCCGCCTCCGATGGCAGGACGGCGAACGGCGCGCCACGCTGGACTGA
- a CDS encoding response regulator: MNRLAALLLAVLGAIGLLAAPRRTVKVAVFTHVPAISMDAEGQAQGFYVDMLKEVAEREGWDLRFVPGTWQEGLDRAQSGEVDLLTSVGHAPEREAYLDYGRMPSFTVWSILYAHPRAGIHTILDVRDRRIALMRGDVNGEHFRELCGRFNLPCTFREYGSFGEVLGAVAEGQVDGGVTSSTFGYSQETRFKVERTPVVFSPFDIFFAVAKGRNPDLLRALDAYLAEGRTRPDSGYHGAINRWLTPQEKGVLPPWARRTGLAILGLLALATAIAFVFRRQVRAATAEIRALNAGLERELAQRRRVEEQIFHVASGVSVATGESFLQELVKHLAQATAADVAFIGESVHENGAARMRTLAVFTEGGPAENFTYDQSGTPCERAARGELCVVASGVQEAFPRCPLLHDMRAQSYVGAPLVDSQGKALGVLAVLHRQPLASPVEVTSLLRIFSARASAELERRNTEGARALLERQMQHAQKLESLGVLAGGIAHDFNNLLTAMLGHMNVAQMKLAPESPALPHLESLERIIHRAADLTRQMLAYSGKGRFVVRPYDLNHVVQEVTHLLEVSIPKKIALRFHLAPSMPLVEADAAQIQQIIMNLVTNAADAIGEAEGTIRLTTGSLKVDRAYLEQVFQGQELAPGTYATLEVSDTGCGMSPEVQARIFEPFFTTKVTGRGLGLSATMGILKGHHAGMRIYSEPGRGTTFKLLFPVTDTQRVAETPQVAAPALTRKSTVLLVDDEEMIREAAAAVLESLGLSVLTAEDGRQAVEVVQREGERVDVVLMDLTMPHMDGREAFQAIRRLRPNLPVILSSGYNEQESIQDFLGRGLAAFLQKPYTLRALEQTVLAVLAKQT; encoded by the coding sequence ATGAACCGCTTGGCGGCCCTCCTCCTGGCCGTCCTGGGTGCCATTGGCCTGCTGGCGGCCCCCCGCCGCACGGTCAAGGTGGCGGTGTTCACCCATGTTCCGGCCATCTCCATGGACGCCGAGGGCCAGGCCCAGGGTTTCTATGTGGACATGCTGAAGGAAGTGGCCGAGCGGGAGGGCTGGGACCTGCGCTTCGTCCCGGGCACTTGGCAGGAGGGGCTCGACCGGGCCCAGTCCGGCGAGGTGGACCTGCTCACCAGCGTGGGCCATGCACCTGAGCGGGAGGCCTATCTCGATTACGGCCGGATGCCCTCCTTCACGGTCTGGAGCATCCTGTACGCCCATCCCCGCGCGGGGATCCACACGATCCTGGATGTGCGCGACCGGCGGATCGCGCTGATGCGCGGCGATGTGAATGGCGAGCACTTCCGCGAGCTGTGCGGCCGCTTCAACCTGCCCTGCACCTTCCGCGAATACGGCAGCTTCGGGGAGGTGCTGGGCGCCGTGGCCGAAGGCCAGGTGGACGGCGGCGTGACCTCCAGCACCTTCGGCTACTCCCAGGAAACCCGGTTCAAGGTCGAGCGCACACCCGTGGTCTTCAGTCCTTTCGACATCTTCTTCGCCGTGGCGAAGGGCCGGAACCCCGACCTGCTGCGGGCCCTCGACGCCTACCTGGCCGAGGGCCGGACCCGACCCGATTCGGGCTATCACGGGGCCATCAACCGCTGGCTGACGCCCCAGGAGAAGGGCGTGCTCCCCCCCTGGGCCCGGCGCACGGGCTTGGCCATCCTCGGCCTTCTGGCCCTCGCCACCGCCATCGCCTTCGTCTTCCGTCGGCAGGTGCGGGCGGCCACGGCCGAGATCCGCGCGCTGAATGCGGGCCTCGAGCGGGAGCTGGCCCAGCGCCGGCGGGTGGAGGAGCAGATCTTCCATGTGGCCAGCGGAGTCTCCGTCGCCACGGGGGAATCCTTCCTCCAGGAGCTGGTCAAGCATCTGGCGCAGGCCACGGCTGCGGATGTGGCCTTCATCGGAGAGAGCGTCCACGAAAACGGAGCGGCCCGGATGCGGACCCTGGCGGTGTTCACGGAAGGGGGTCCCGCCGAGAATTTCACCTACGACCAGTCCGGCACCCCCTGCGAACGGGCGGCCCGGGGCGAGCTCTGCGTGGTCGCCAGCGGCGTCCAGGAAGCCTTTCCCCGCTGCCCGTTGCTCCACGACATGCGGGCCCAGAGCTATGTGGGCGCCCCCCTGGTGGATTCCCAGGGCAAGGCCCTGGGCGTGCTGGCGGTGCTCCACCGGCAACCGCTCGCCTCGCCGGTGGAAGTCACCTCGCTCCTGCGGATTTTCTCAGCGCGCGCCTCCGCCGAGTTGGAACGCCGCAACACCGAAGGCGCCCGGGCCCTGCTCGAACGCCAGATGCAACATGCCCAGAAGCTGGAGAGCCTGGGCGTCCTCGCCGGCGGCATCGCCCACGACTTCAACAACCTCCTCACGGCCATGCTGGGGCACATGAATGTGGCCCAGATGAAGCTCGCCCCCGAATCCCCCGCCCTGCCCCACCTGGAGAGTCTGGAGCGCATCATCCACCGCGCCGCGGACCTGACCCGCCAGATGCTGGCCTATTCAGGCAAGGGGCGGTTCGTGGTCCGGCCCTACGACCTGAACCATGTCGTCCAGGAGGTGACGCACCTGCTGGAGGTCTCCATCCCCAAGAAGATCGCCCTCCGCTTCCACCTTGCGCCGTCCATGCCCCTGGTGGAGGCGGACGCCGCGCAGATCCAGCAGATCATCATGAACCTGGTGACCAATGCCGCGGATGCCATCGGCGAGGCCGAAGGCACCATCCGGCTCACCACCGGCTCGCTGAAGGTGGACCGCGCCTACCTGGAGCAGGTGTTCCAGGGGCAGGAGCTCGCTCCGGGGACCTACGCCACGCTGGAGGTGAGCGACACGGGCTGCGGCATGTCCCCCGAAGTCCAGGCCCGCATCTTCGAGCCGTTCTTCACCACCAAGGTCACGGGGCGGGGCCTCGGCCTCTCCGCCACCATGGGCATCCTCAAGGGCCACCACGCCGGCATGCGCATCTACAGCGAGCCCGGCCGGGGTACCACCTTCAAGCTGCTGTTCCCCGTCACCGACACCCAGCGCGTGGCGGAGACCCCCCAGGTCGCGGCCCCGGCCCTGACCCGCAAATCCACCGTGCTGCTCGTGGACGACGAGGAGATGATCCGGGAGGCCGCCGCGGCCGTGCTCGAGTCCCTCGGCCTGTCGGTCCTCACGGCGGAGGACGGTCGCCAGGCGGTGGAGGTGGTGCAGCGGGAAGGCGAGCGGGTGGATGTGGTCCTCATGGATCTCACCATGCCCCACATGGATGGGCGCGAGGCCTTCCAGGCCATCCGCCGCCTCCGGCCCAACCTGCCGGTGATCCTCAGCAGCGGCTACAACGAGCAGGAATCCATCCAGGATTTCCTGGGACGCGGTCTGGCCGCCTTCCTCCAGAAGCCCTACACCCTGCGCGCCCTCGAACAAACCGTGCTGGCCGTGCTGGCGAAGCAGACATGA
- the fabG gene encoding 3-oxoacyl-[acyl-carrier-protein] reductase, with translation MFRLDGKIALVTGASQGIGEAIAKRLAAQGATVVCAARTLSKLQAVADAITAAGGKADVIAADLADGASVKAAVATTIERHGALHILVNNAGITRDKLLIQMKEEDWDAVIDTNLKGAWTAIQAATKPMMKQRWGRIINIASVVGQMGNPGQANYVAAKAGLIGLTKSVARELASRNVTANAVTPGYIETAMTAGLPEDVKAEFTKQIPLGRMGTGEDIAASVAFLASDEASYITGQVLSVNGGLYM, from the coding sequence ATGTTCCGCCTCGACGGCAAGATCGCCCTCGTCACCGGTGCCAGCCAGGGCATCGGCGAAGCCATCGCGAAGCGCCTCGCGGCCCAGGGCGCCACGGTGGTCTGCGCGGCCCGCACCCTGAGCAAGCTCCAGGCTGTGGCGGATGCCATCACCGCGGCCGGGGGGAAAGCCGATGTCATCGCGGCGGACCTGGCCGACGGCGCTTCCGTGAAGGCGGCCGTGGCGACGACCATCGAGCGCCACGGCGCCCTCCACATCCTGGTGAACAACGCCGGCATCACCCGCGACAAGCTGCTCATCCAGATGAAGGAGGAGGACTGGGACGCGGTGATCGACACCAACCTCAAGGGCGCGTGGACGGCCATCCAGGCGGCCACCAAGCCCATGATGAAGCAGCGCTGGGGGCGCATCATCAACATCGCCTCCGTGGTGGGCCAGATGGGCAACCCGGGCCAGGCGAACTATGTGGCCGCCAAGGCCGGCCTCATCGGCCTCACCAAGTCCGTGGCGCGCGAGCTGGCCAGCCGGAATGTCACCGCCAACGCCGTGACGCCCGGCTACATCGAGACCGCCATGACCGCGGGCCTGCCCGAGGATGTGAAGGCCGAATTCACCAAGCAGATCCCCCTGGGCCGCATGGGCACGGGCGAGGACATCGCCGCCAGCGTGGCCTTCCTCGCCAGCGACGAGGCCAGCTACATCACCGGCCAGGTGCTGAGCGTCAATGGGGGCTTGTACATGTAG
- a CDS encoding alpha/beta fold hydrolase: MIRTALLFAVLMLPAHPQTAVQTAPERLIGFPGFNGFPLKGSVKAGGAHPYFAVMVAGSGPTDRDWSNPLIPTPSHGGRDLAAWLQGQGIGSLRYDKRFIGSKDPKLDISLDAQVGDIKAALKAARALPEAKRKKLLLVGHSEGALLSLLAGGEADAVLLLALPGMSMGKLIRAQVKAQLNAANAPADFSAQNLGYLDEVLEAIRENRDLPAAAAGVAPGITTLARGLARPESRGFVRDLLDLDPWGTAQRLTVPCAVVWGDRDVQTWKPEVLPPEFKGAVIPIPEANHLFKRETRDRAGLSGATAATTYGDGTPLADLSPLAGWLKDLK, translated from the coding sequence ATGATCCGCACCGCCCTGCTCTTCGCCGTCCTCATGCTGCCCGCCCATCCTCAGACGGCGGTCCAGACGGCCCCGGAACGGCTGATCGGTTTTCCGGGCTTCAATGGCTTCCCCCTGAAGGGCAGCGTGAAGGCCGGCGGCGCCCACCCCTATTTCGCCGTGATGGTGGCCGGCTCCGGCCCCACGGACCGCGACTGGTCGAATCCGCTGATCCCCACCCCCAGCCACGGTGGGCGCGACTTGGCGGCCTGGCTCCAGGGGCAGGGGATCGGCAGTCTGCGCTACGACAAGCGCTTCATCGGGTCGAAGGATCCGAAGCTGGACATCTCCCTGGACGCCCAGGTGGGCGATATCAAGGCGGCCCTGAAGGCGGCCCGCGCCCTGCCTGAGGCCAAGAGGAAGAAGCTGCTGCTCGTGGGCCACAGCGAGGGGGCCCTGCTGTCGCTCCTGGCGGGCGGCGAGGCCGATGCGGTGCTGCTGCTGGCCCTGCCGGGCATGAGCATGGGGAAGCTCATCCGCGCCCAGGTGAAGGCCCAGTTGAACGCCGCAAACGCCCCCGCGGACTTCTCCGCGCAGAATCTGGGTTACCTGGACGAGGTTCTGGAGGCCATCCGAGAGAACCGGGACCTCCCGGCCGCAGCGGCCGGTGTGGCACCGGGCATCACCACGCTGGCCCGGGGCTTGGCGCGGCCTGAAAGCCGCGGTTTCGTCCGCGACCTCCTGGACCTGGATCCCTGGGGGACTGCCCAGCGTCTAACCGTACCCTGTGCGGTGGTCTGGGGCGATCGGGATGTCCAGACCTGGAAACCGGAGGTTCTGCCTCCGGAGTTCAAGGGCGCGGTCATTCCAATCCCCGAGGCCAACCATCTGTTCAAGCGCGAGACGCGGGATCGGGCGGGCCTCTCCGGCGCCACCGCCGCCACCACCTATGGCGACGGCACCCCCCTGGCGGATCTGTCGCCGCTGGCGGGATGGCTGAAGGACCTGAAGTGA
- a CDS encoding MarR family winged helix-turn-helix transcriptional regulator, whose translation MTIDPSGTEPLYTPENYEAEESLGRLIADVSGRLLAAFDEELADLGISGAQWVILMRIAKGCASTAAELCRFSRYDPGSMTRMIDRLEEKGLIRRVKSSLDRRISHLELTEAGQNLVPHLPPVAIKVLNTHLKGFTREELDLFKGFLNRMRANSGQPA comes from the coding sequence ATGACCATCGATCCATCGGGGACCGAGCCGCTGTACACCCCCGAGAACTACGAGGCGGAAGAGAGCCTCGGCCGCCTGATCGCCGATGTCTCCGGGCGGCTGCTGGCGGCCTTTGATGAAGAACTGGCCGACCTGGGCATCAGCGGGGCGCAGTGGGTGATCCTCATGCGCATCGCCAAGGGGTGCGCCTCCACGGCCGCCGAGCTCTGCCGCTTCAGCCGGTACGACCCCGGCTCCATGACGCGCATGATCGACCGCCTGGAGGAGAAGGGCCTGATCCGCCGGGTCAAGAGCAGCCTCGATCGCCGGATCAGCCACCTGGAACTCACGGAGGCCGGTCAGAACCTGGTCCCCCATCTCCCGCCGGTGGCCATCAAGGTGCTGAACACGCACCTCAAGGGCTTCACGCGGGAGGAGCTGGATCTGTTCAAAGGCTTCCTGAACCGGATGCGCGCCAACAGCGGACAGCCCGCATGA
- a CDS encoding TolC family protein → MSRISPPAPGRGPLLLLALAMPGLAWAQVPPAAPVTRPVASPANALPLTLAQAIRKALEQNPRVQQSLLAIAESGDDRRAAAAALMPTVAAQATGQRAKNNLDAFIGIPTPHGPEVVGPFNWGQVGVEAQVSLFDLSLWKKWRASQHAETSARAQGRAVREEITALVVGQYLRALRAAASVRAGESRVDLAEALAKLAESQQKQGVGTKLDTLRAQVQLQTERQRLIQAQTQQFTALAGLGRLLDLEPGTHLDLTDTLAAPALPGGSFQETYQAGLGQRPELAALDAREKAAENLRQAAQGLRLPTLVATGAYSSTGLQSQPWATTYQVSLGLRVPLFTGGLVSSHISRARSEQVRIQEARRDVRAQVGFEIQVARAELEAAAHEVEVAGLAVTLSTEALTQARHRFEAGVSNNIEVINAQDELARANENQIGALYRLNQSRADLARATGQLESLFAR, encoded by the coding sequence ATGTCCCGCATCAGCCCCCCCGCCCCCGGGCGGGGCCCCCTGCTCCTCCTGGCCTTGGCGATGCCCGGCCTCGCCTGGGCCCAGGTTCCGCCTGCCGCGCCCGTCACCCGGCCGGTGGCCAGTCCCGCCAACGCCCTGCCGCTCACCCTGGCCCAGGCCATCCGAAAGGCCCTCGAACAAAACCCGCGGGTGCAGCAGTCCCTGCTGGCCATCGCCGAAAGCGGGGATGATCGCCGGGCCGCCGCCGCGGCCCTCATGCCCACCGTGGCCGCCCAGGCCACCGGTCAGCGGGCCAAGAACAACCTGGATGCCTTCATCGGCATCCCCACCCCGCACGGCCCCGAAGTGGTGGGCCCCTTCAACTGGGGCCAGGTGGGCGTGGAGGCCCAGGTCTCCCTGTTCGACCTGAGCCTGTGGAAGAAGTGGCGGGCCTCCCAGCATGCGGAGACCTCGGCCCGGGCCCAGGGCCGCGCGGTGCGGGAGGAGATCACCGCCCTGGTGGTGGGCCAGTACCTGCGCGCCCTCCGGGCCGCCGCCTCCGTGCGGGCCGGGGAGTCGCGGGTGGACCTGGCGGAGGCCCTGGCCAAGCTGGCGGAGAGCCAGCAGAAGCAGGGCGTGGGCACCAAGCTCGACACGCTGCGCGCCCAGGTGCAGCTGCAGACCGAGCGCCAGCGCCTGATCCAGGCCCAGACCCAGCAGTTCACGGCCCTCGCGGGTCTGGGCCGCCTGCTGGATCTGGAACCCGGCACCCACCTCGACCTGACAGACACCCTCGCAGCCCCGGCGCTGCCCGGAGGCAGTTTCCAGGAGACCTACCAGGCGGGCCTCGGCCAGCGCCCTGAACTCGCCGCGCTGGACGCCCGCGAGAAGGCGGCCGAGAACCTCCGCCAGGCCGCCCAGGGCCTGCGCCTGCCCACCCTCGTCGCCACGGGCGCCTACAGTTCCACCGGCCTCCAGTCCCAGCCCTGGGCCACCACCTACCAGGTCTCGCTGGGGCTCCGTGTCCCCCTGTTCACCGGGGGTCTCGTCTCCTCCCACATCTCCCGCGCCCGCTCCGAGCAGGTCCGCATCCAGGAGGCGCGGCGCGATGTCCGCGCCCAGGTCGGCTTCGAGATCCAGGTGGCCCGGGCCGAGCTGGAGGCCGCCGCCCACGAGGTGGAGGTGGCGGGTCTGGCCGTGACCCTCTCGACGGAAGCCCTCACCCAGGCCCGGCACCGCTTCGAGGCCGGCGTCAGCAACAACATCGAAGTGATCAACGCCCAGGATGAACTGGCCCGCGCCAACGAAAACCAGATCGGCGCCCTCTACCGGCTGAACCAGTCCCGCGCGGACCTGGCCCGGGCCACGGGCCAGCTCGAATCCCTCTTCGCCCGCTGA
- a CDS encoding HlyD family secretion protein — MNQDASAPTAPAEEPANGAKAIRALLIGTPIALLIGGGLWFYSRNRMSTDDAQVDGHLVPVSCRVYGTVDKVLVEDNQAVKAGDPLVAMDPRDIQARLDQARAAQAQARAQVEGARADLERARVAFQQARSSDLETAKATLDSKKASLDKARTDLQRMKPLAEREEISALQYDGFRTQAEVADSEWRASQQRLSSLQHEADIRKVAVGAAEARLASAQAQVDQARASQEGLELQLGYTRILAPVDGVVTRKFVEAGQTIQPGQGLLTLIPLHQTWITANFKETQLARMKPGQEAEVKVDMNGAVLKGRVDSIAGSTGSRMSLLPPENAVGNFVKVVQRIPVKIRIDEAEAQKVILRPGMNVEATVIVK, encoded by the coding sequence ATGAATCAAGATGCTTCCGCCCCGACGGCTCCTGCCGAAGAACCCGCCAATGGCGCCAAGGCCATCAGGGCGCTGCTGATCGGAACGCCCATCGCGCTCCTCATCGGCGGCGGCCTGTGGTTCTACTCCCGCAACCGCATGAGCACTGACGATGCCCAGGTGGACGGCCACCTCGTGCCCGTCTCCTGCCGCGTCTACGGCACCGTCGACAAGGTGCTCGTGGAGGACAACCAGGCCGTGAAGGCCGGGGACCCGCTGGTGGCCATGGACCCCCGGGACATTCAGGCCCGATTGGATCAGGCGAGGGCCGCCCAGGCCCAGGCCCGGGCCCAGGTCGAAGGGGCCAGGGCTGATCTGGAGCGCGCCCGGGTCGCCTTCCAGCAGGCCCGCAGCTCGGACCTGGAGACCGCCAAGGCCACCCTCGATTCCAAGAAGGCCAGCCTGGACAAGGCCAGGACCGACCTCCAGCGCATGAAGCCCCTGGCCGAACGGGAGGAGATCTCCGCCCTCCAGTACGACGGCTTCCGCACCCAGGCCGAGGTGGCCGACAGCGAGTGGCGCGCCTCCCAGCAGCGCCTGAGTTCGCTCCAGCACGAAGCGGACATCCGCAAGGTGGCCGTGGGCGCCGCCGAGGCCCGCCTGGCCTCGGCCCAGGCCCAGGTGGATCAGGCCCGCGCCAGCCAGGAAGGGCTTGAGCTGCAGCTCGGCTACACGCGCATCCTCGCCCCCGTGGATGGCGTCGTGACCCGCAAGTTCGTGGAGGCGGGCCAGACCATCCAGCCGGGCCAGGGCCTGCTGACGCTGATCCCCCTGCACCAGACCTGGATCACGGCCAACTTCAAGGAGACCCAGCTCGCCCGCATGAAGCCCGGCCAGGAAGCCGAGGTCAAGGTGGACATGAACGGTGCGGTGCTCAAGGGCCGCGTGGACTCGATCGCGGGCTCCACCGGCTCGCGCATGAGCCTGCTGCCCCCCGAGAATGCCGTGGGCAACTTCGTGAAGGTCGTCCAGCGCATCCCCGTGAAGATCCGCATCGACGAGGCTGAAGCCCAGAAGGTCATCCTGCGCCCCGGCATGAATGTCGAAGCCACGGTGATCGTGAAGTGA
- a CDS encoding DHA2 family efflux MFS transporter permease subunit codes for MTSSHRAINPWVIALTVMIATFMEVLDTSVANVALPHIAGDLSATVEETTWVLTSYLVANAVVLPLGGYFSSLMGRKRFYLTCVSVFTVASLLCGIAPSLGWLIFFRVLQGLGGGGLQPISQAILVETFPHEKRGAAMAVYGMGVVLAPIIGPVLGGWITDNFSWHWIFLINIPVGFLSFSLTSALVQDPPTFHRISLKEGARFDYLGIGILTLGLASLEIVLDEGQRKDWFSSGFIVFFAIVAVVALVFAVLYELGKERPIVDLRLLKDRTFAVSIVMLFVLGFVLYGSLALLPIFLQTLLGYTALLSGWVLSPGGLAILLMMPVVAMLLKKVDTRWLIAFGFFTCGLGLIQMSGFNLQVDFQTAMTSRVVQSVGFAFLFIPINVSAFQHIPHEKTAYAAGLMNLVRNIGGSTGIALATTMLARRAQVHQANLVGHLSPGDPAYQGLLDRATQLGILRGGLSPADAAHMAQGAAYGTVVKQSSMMAFADTFWFMGVLCFTLMPLLFLMRRSRATGAVPID; via the coding sequence GTGACCTCCTCCCACCGCGCCATCAACCCCTGGGTCATCGCGCTCACGGTGATGATCGCGACCTTCATGGAGGTCCTCGACACCAGCGTGGCGAATGTGGCTCTGCCGCACATCGCGGGAGACCTCTCGGCCACGGTGGAGGAGACCACCTGGGTGCTGACCTCGTACCTGGTGGCCAACGCCGTGGTGCTGCCCCTGGGCGGCTACTTCTCCAGCCTCATGGGGCGCAAGCGCTTCTACCTCACTTGCGTGAGTGTCTTCACGGTGGCCTCGCTGCTCTGCGGCATCGCGCCGTCCCTGGGCTGGCTGATCTTCTTCCGCGTGCTCCAGGGCCTGGGCGGTGGGGGACTCCAGCCCATCTCCCAGGCCATCCTGGTGGAGACCTTTCCCCATGAGAAGCGCGGCGCGGCCATGGCCGTCTACGGCATGGGCGTGGTGCTGGCCCCCATCATCGGCCCGGTGCTCGGCGGTTGGATCACAGACAACTTCAGCTGGCACTGGATCTTCCTCATCAACATCCCCGTGGGCTTCCTGTCCTTCTCGCTCACCAGCGCCCTGGTCCAGGATCCGCCGACCTTCCACCGCATCTCCCTCAAGGAAGGCGCCCGCTTCGACTACCTGGGCATCGGCATCCTCACGCTGGGCCTCGCCTCCCTGGAGATCGTGCTGGACGAAGGCCAGCGCAAGGACTGGTTCAGCTCAGGCTTCATCGTCTTCTTCGCCATCGTCGCGGTGGTGGCCCTGGTCTTCGCCGTCCTCTACGAACTGGGGAAGGAGCGGCCCATCGTGGATCTGAGGCTGCTGAAGGACCGGACCTTCGCGGTGTCGATCGTCATGCTCTTCGTCCTGGGCTTCGTGCTCTACGGCAGCCTGGCGCTCCTGCCCATCTTCCTCCAGACCCTCCTGGGCTACACGGCCCTGCTGAGCGGGTGGGTGCTGAGCCCCGGGGGCCTGGCCATCCTGCTGATGATGCCGGTGGTGGCCATGCTGCTGAAGAAGGTGGACACCCGCTGGCTCATCGCCTTCGGGTTCTTCACCTGCGGCCTGGGCCTCATCCAGATGTCCGGCTTCAATCTGCAGGTGGACTTCCAGACGGCCATGACCTCCCGGGTGGTGCAGAGCGTCGGCTTCGCCTTCCTCTTCATCCCCATCAATGTCTCGGCCTTCCAGCACATCCCCCACGAGAAGACCGCCTACGCCGCGGGGCTCATGAACCTGGTCCGCAACATCGGCGGCAGCACGGGCATCGCCCTCGCCACCACCATGCTGGCCCGCCGGGCCCAGGTCCATCAGGCCAACCTCGTCGGCCACCTGTCCCCGGGCGACCCGGCCTACCAGGGCCTCCTCGACCGGGCCACCCAGCTGGGGATCCTGCGCGGCGGGCTCTCCCCCGCGGATGCCGCCCACATGGCCCAGGGCGCCGCCTACGGTACCGTCGTCAAGCAATCGAGCATGATGGCCTTCGCCGACACCTTCTGGTTCATGGGGGTGCTCTGCTTCACCCTCATGCCGCTCCTCTTCCTCATGCGCCGGAGCCGGGCCACCGGCGCCGTCCCCATCGACTGA
- a CDS encoding ferritin family protein — MATRGIDFSSLSLVNALDLAILIEEEAQERYEEFAAQMEQHRTPEAAAFFRLMADNEAKHGEELAVRRRKLFGDAPRMATRAMIFDVEAPDYDAARAFMSPRQAMKAALASEVKAHAFFVAALPAIEDDGVRALFTELRDEETHHQNLVKAELAKLPPDSGLSDEDFVDEPAPQ, encoded by the coding sequence ATGGCAACGCGAGGAATCGATTTTTCCAGCCTGAGCCTGGTGAATGCTCTCGATCTGGCGATCCTGATCGAGGAAGAGGCCCAGGAGCGGTACGAGGAGTTCGCGGCCCAGATGGAGCAGCACCGCACGCCGGAGGCGGCTGCGTTCTTCCGCCTCATGGCCGACAACGAGGCCAAGCACGGCGAGGAGCTGGCCGTCCGCCGGCGGAAGCTCTTCGGCGACGCGCCCCGGATGGCCACCCGGGCCATGATCTTCGATGTGGAGGCGCCGGACTACGACGCCGCCCGCGCCTTCATGAGCCCCCGGCAGGCGATGAAGGCAGCCCTGGCCTCTGAAGTGAAGGCCCACGCCTTCTTCGTCGCGGCCCTTCCCGCCATCGAGGATGACGGCGTCCGGGCCCTCTTCACGGAGCTGCGCGACGAGGAGACCCACCACCAGAACCTCGTGAAGGCCGAACTGGCGAAGCTCCCGCCGGACAGCGGCCTGTCCGACGAGGACTTCGTCGACGAGCCGGCGCCTCAGTAG